The following coding sequences lie in one Montipora foliosa isolate CH-2021 chromosome 11, ASM3666993v2, whole genome shotgun sequence genomic window:
- the LOC137975936 gene encoding E3 ubiquitin-protein ligase TRIM71-like produces the protein MSTTATISDFLCSLTSKLTCYYCKGYLSSPKTLPCLHSFCRGCLRRLLMENLGPEQAICPFCKATIKLPPGKSIENLPSPLYLTKLQEMIRIRNNRPELACGSCEGRFSAVSYCFDCRCLVCVNCVEIHARIKVMQSHHISELENFSAKDLPMLLQVPISCNHEGHKKETLELFCKDCEKQVCEKCANLSHKEHSLLDINRASKDSKKRILHIMDCLHDQISSCRAEIKRVDQSYKTVERRIITARQEVMKKIEGLTSFLRKHGDKMLAELDGIYKDQQVSIIKQRKELELHLGQMQKTHEYAKDVLERDIEGEILDMEGPVSRRFQQFISTKPKKVPKSQKSINVDYIPDPNILRVLQQSDIGRISVSHTDPAYSTAEGEGMTQYLTGIGERIEFLIQTKDSDENPSYSENDRVTVRIQSKQGTFIPTRIEDKKDGTYVVSYTPLKTGIYQIDARVRGEPIKGSPFNVRVTTRTEYLKASRLSLENSVKHQDYKPLISICQTPDQDRPHLKRPCGIAVNSSDEVAVADSWNRRILLFNQRGNYITQFQGTHDITNPVGVDFDTEGNIVVSDSDNQLIHVIDRCGVTIMTFGSEVLDCPWGVCVTPEGKIVVCDWGSASVKEFSQHGKLIKEFSSHYRAKPYYVIHHNDKYFISFDTHCVEVFSTDGEFLYTIGEKGSFEGELRDPRGMAIDSKENLVVCDSGNHRLLVFTTDGRVFVVGTPGKALGQFDKPQDVTVTSDGKLFVTDYSNNQLQVLQNNTIASAQPSSKLSA, from the coding sequence ATGTCCACCACAGCGACAATCAGCGATTTCCTCTGTAGCCTGACAAGCAAGTTGACTTGTTATTACTGTAAGGGGTACTTGAGCAGTCCTAAGACCTTACCATGTCTACACAGTTTCTGCAGGGGCTGTCTGAGGCGGCTGCTCATGGAAAACCTTGGACCAGAACAAGCCATTTGCCCGTTCTGCAAAGCTACTATCAAACTACCTCCAGGTAAAAGCATCGAAAACCTACCGTCGCCACTATACCTAACAAAGCTGCAGGAAATGATCAGGATAAGGAATAACAGACCTGAGTTAGCTTGCGGCAGCTGCGAGGGAAGGTTTTCGGCCGTGTCTTACTGCTTCGATTGCAGATGTCTTGTTTGTGTTAATTGTGTCGAGATACACGCGAGGATTAAAGTCATGCAATCGCATCATATTTCGGAGTTGGAAAATTTCTCAGCGAAAGATCTCCCCATGTTGCTTCAAGTTCCCATTTCCTGTAATCACGAAGGACACAAGAAGGAGACCCTGGAATTGTTCTGCAAAGATTGTGAGAAGCAAGTCTGCGAGAAATGCGCTAATCTCTCGCACAAGGAGCACAGCCTTCTTGACATTAACAGAGCAAGCAAGGACAGCAAGAAACGTATTTTGCACATTATGGATTGTTTGCATGATCAGATATCGTCGTGTCGTGCTGAAATCAAGCGAGTTGATCAGAGTTACAAGACAGTTGAGCGAAGAATTATTACTGCACGCCAAGAGGTGATGAAAAAAATCGAAGGTTTAACATCTTTTCTCAGAAAGCACGGAGACAAAATGCTTGCTGAATTGGACGGTATTTACAAAGATCAACAAGTTTCTATAATTAAACAACGAAAAGAGCTTGAGCTTCACTTAGGTCAAATGCAGAAAACCCATGAATACGCTAAAGACGTCTTAGAAAGGGACATCGAGGGAGAGATTTTGGACATGGAGGGACCTGTCAGCAGACGCTTTCAACAATTTATTTCCACTAAGCCCAAAAAGGTGCCGAAATCACAAAAAAGCATTAACGTGGATTACATTCCCGATCCAAATATTCTGCGAGTTCTTCAACAATCGGATATCGGGAGAATCTCCGTGAGTCACACAGATCCAGCTTATTCGACAGCCGAAGGCGAGGGAATGACTCAATATCTTACCGGAATCGGAGAGCGAATCGAATTCCTGATTCAAACGAAAGATTCCGATGAGAATCCGAGTTATTCCGAGAACGATCGTGTTACGGTTCGTATCCAGTCAAAACAAGGCACATTCATACCGACTAGAATCGAAGACAAGAAAGACGGAACTTACGTGGTGAGTTACACTCCGCTTAAAACGGGTATTTACCAGATCGACGCCAGAGTTCGGGGAGAACCGATAAAAGGAAGTCCGTTTAATGTTCGCGTAACCACAAGAACAGAGTACCTAAAGGCGAGCCGCTTGAGTCTTGAAAATTCCGTCAAACACCAGGACTACAAACCACTCATTTCGATCTGCCAAACCCCTGACCAAGACAGACCGCATCTCAAAAGACCTTGTGGTATCGCTGTCAACTCTTCTGATGAGGTGGCCGTAGCCGACTCTTGGAATCGTCGAATCTTGCTCTTTAATCAACGGGGCAACTACATCACACAGTTTCAGGGCACCCATGACATCACGAACCCAGTCGGTGTTGATTTTGACACTGAGGGAAACATTGTGGTGTCTGACAGCGACAACCAGTTGATTCACGTGATTGATCGCTGTGGCGTAACTATAATGACGTTTGGTAGCGAGGTGCTGGATTGTCCTTGGGGAGTTTGTGTGACGCCCGAAGGAAAAATTGTTGTCTGTGATTGGGGAAGCGCTTCTGTCAAGGAATTCTCTCAACATGGAAAGCTAATCAAAGAGTTCAGTAGTCATTACAGAGCCAAACCGTATTATGTTATACACCACAATGACAAATACTTTATCTCATTCGATACCCATTGTGTGGAGGTATTCAGCACCGATGGTGAGTTCCTATACACGATTGGAGAAAAGGGATCATTTGAAGGAGAATTAAGAGATCCAAGAGGAATGGCTATTGATAGCAAAGAAAACCTTGTTGTGTGCGACAGTGGAAATCATCGGCTGCTTGTGTTTACGACGGATGGACGAGTTTTCGTTGTCGGAACTCCCGGAAAGGCGCTAGGCCAGTTTGATAAGCCACAAGACGTGACTGTGACCTCGGATGGCAAATTATTCGTAACGGATTACAGTAATAACCAGTTGCAAGTCCTTCAAAATAATACCATTGCCAGTGCGCAGCCCTCCTCAAAACTCTCTGCGTAA